The Pseudomonas berkeleyensis genome includes a region encoding these proteins:
- a CDS encoding DUF4129 domain-containing protein — protein sequence MRLTEASVAIRPRTAWEAIDLGVLLARRHAGLLMASWALVTLPLFALLCAVLWQYPGWAIFIFWWLKPAYERLPLYILSQALFGNTPSLKQSLRALPRLLWPQLLASLTWRRLSPTRSFDLPVLQLEGLSGQARSQRLIVLGQRDSGAATWLTLVGVHLEIALWMGLAALFYLMLPQQVETNWSWETLIAASSGQWLWLEHLSNLLYVLLLILWEPVYVACGFTLYLNRRTALEAWDIELTFRRLRQRLTGSAYAVLLGCAVLLSQLPSDAWAETPASASEQAELQGPDAPRLLKQQLTSQAARAGIESLLDEPPFQHRETVTRWRLGEEKPAQEADPQDLEALLEMLKNLLKLGEWWKSLDVVAQIFEVLLWGALVALLAFILWRYREWLQIFGEHIGLPLRRKVSTPDQLFGLELAPESLPDDVASEAERLWAEQPRAALGLLYRALLSRLLHEHRLPLKQSHTEGEVLHLVAGLQQQELADYSQQLTGHWQALAYGHRLPAEALRLGLCQGWRNLFGQGRTP from the coding sequence ATGCGCCTGACTGAAGCCAGCGTCGCCATCCGTCCTCGCACCGCCTGGGAAGCCATCGACCTCGGCGTGCTGCTCGCGCGTCGTCACGCCGGCTTGCTGATGGCGAGCTGGGCACTGGTTACCCTGCCGTTGTTCGCCCTGCTCTGCGCAGTGCTCTGGCAGTACCCGGGCTGGGCGATCTTCATCTTCTGGTGGCTCAAGCCTGCTTACGAGCGCTTGCCGTTGTACATCCTGTCGCAGGCACTGTTCGGCAACACACCATCGTTGAAGCAGTCCCTGCGGGCCCTGCCACGCCTGCTGTGGCCACAACTGCTGGCCAGCCTCACCTGGCGCCGCCTGAGCCCGACGCGCAGCTTCGACCTGCCGGTACTGCAGCTCGAAGGTTTGTCTGGCCAGGCACGCAGCCAGCGCCTGATCGTCCTCGGCCAGCGCGACAGCGGCGCCGCCACCTGGCTGACGCTGGTCGGTGTGCACCTGGAAATCGCCCTGTGGATGGGTCTGGCCGCGCTGTTCTACCTGATGCTGCCGCAGCAGGTGGAAACCAACTGGAGCTGGGAAACCCTGATCGCCGCCAGCAGTGGTCAATGGCTCTGGCTGGAACACCTGTCCAACCTGCTGTACGTGTTGCTGCTGATTCTCTGGGAACCGGTCTACGTCGCCTGCGGTTTCACCCTCTATCTCAATCGACGTACCGCACTGGAAGCCTGGGACATCGAGCTGACCTTCCGCCGCCTGCGCCAGCGCCTGACCGGCAGCGCCTATGCCGTGTTGCTTGGCTGCGCCGTGCTGCTGAGCCAACTGCCGAGCGATGCCTGGGCCGAAACGCCCGCGAGCGCCAGCGAACAAGCCGAACTGCAAGGCCCTGACGCACCACGCCTGCTCAAGCAACAGCTGACCAGCCAGGCAGCGCGCGCCGGCATCGAATCCCTGCTCGACGAACCACCGTTCCAGCATCGTGAAACCGTCACGCGCTGGCGCCTGGGTGAGGAAAAACCGGCCCAGGAAGCCGACCCGCAAGACCTCGAAGCCCTGCTCGAGATGCTCAAGAACCTGCTCAAGCTTGGCGAGTGGTGGAAGAGTCTGGATGTCGTCGCACAGATTTTCGAAGTGCTGTTGTGGGGTGCTCTCGTCGCCCTGCTGGCCTTCATCCTCTGGCGTTACCGAGAATGGCTGCAGATCTTCGGCGAACATATTGGCCTGCCACTGCGGCGCAAGGTATCGACACCCGATCAGTTGTTCGGCCTGGAACTGGCACCAGAAAGCCTGCCTGACGACGTCGCCAGCGAGGCCGAGCGACTCTGGGCCGAGCAACCTCGCGCAGCCCTCGGTCTGCTTTATCGCGCCCTGCTAAGCCGCCTGCTACATGAGCATCGGTTGCCGCTGAAACAATCACACACCGAGGGCGAAGTCCTGCACCTGGTCGCCGGATTACAACAGCAGGAACTGGCAGACTACAGCCAGCAGCTCACCGGCCATTGGCAGGCGCTGGCCTATGGTCATCGTCTGCCTGCCGAGGCGCTACGCCTGGGCTTGTGTCAGGGTTGGCGCAACCTGTTCGGCCAGGGGCGCACACCATGA
- a CDS encoding DUF4350 domain-containing protein — MSRRAGFILGMALLLVLGLLASYLLGKLEPYEEVVEHGPSPEVDSSPYLAAEHFLRLQNITARRADSLEVLDGLPSQGQTLMLLADRSNMTPRQAEKLLQWTANGGHLLLIAERLWDEDEGKSGDLLLDLLGIQQHMSDELDEEESSADEASEEGEAYPQLTKLYLENEQEPAYIAFDTDYHLYDSQNRAHAWANSALATHLLQLYHGDGLITVLSDPWIWQNRNIDEYDHAWLLWYLGQDSAVTLLYHADSDSLASLLLRHFPLALAVLALLIIAGLWHLGMRHGPLQAPASRARRQLEEHLRGSADFLLRRSGQHSLLKGLQQDIQRRARRRHPGFEKLAVAEQWQVLGRLTRLPAREISQAMRPLPQKRLSATDFTRQVAHLQNLRNAL; from the coding sequence ATGAGTCGGCGCGCCGGATTCATCCTGGGCATGGCCTTGCTATTGGTGCTGGGTCTGCTCGCCAGCTACCTGCTGGGCAAGCTCGAACCCTATGAAGAGGTGGTCGAACACGGCCCTTCACCGGAAGTGGACAGCAGCCCCTACCTGGCAGCCGAACACTTCCTGCGCCTGCAGAACATCACTGCGCGCCGCGCCGACAGCCTGGAAGTGCTCGACGGCCTGCCCAGCCAGGGCCAGACCCTGATGCTGCTGGCCGACCGCAGCAACATGACTCCACGTCAGGCCGAAAAACTACTGCAATGGACGGCCAATGGCGGTCATCTGCTGCTGATCGCCGAACGCCTGTGGGATGAGGACGAGGGCAAGAGTGGCGATCTGCTGCTCGACCTGCTCGGCATCCAGCAACACATGAGCGACGAGCTGGACGAAGAAGAGAGCAGCGCGGACGAAGCGAGTGAAGAAGGCGAAGCCTATCCACAGTTGACCAAGCTCTACCTGGAAAACGAGCAGGAACCCGCCTATATCGCCTTCGACACCGACTACCACCTGTACGACTCGCAGAACCGCGCCCACGCCTGGGCCAACAGTGCTCTGGCTACCCACTTGCTGCAGCTCTATCACGGCGACGGCTTGATCACCGTACTCAGTGATCCGTGGATCTGGCAGAACCGCAACATCGACGAATACGACCATGCCTGGCTGCTCTGGTACCTCGGCCAGGACAGCGCGGTGACCCTGCTCTACCACGCTGACAGCGACAGCCTGGCAAGCCTGCTGCTGCGCCATTTCCCGCTGGCGCTGGCGGTGCTGGCTCTGCTGATCATCGCCGGCCTCTGGCACCTCGGCATGCGCCACGGCCCGCTGCAAGCGCCGGCCAGCCGTGCACGTCGGCAACTGGAAGAACATCTGCGTGGCAGCGCCGATTTCCTGCTCCGCCGCAGCGGCCAGCACAGCCTGCTCAAGGGCCTGCAGCAGGACATCCAGCGCCGTGCGCGGCGCCGTCATCCCGGTTTTGAAAAACTCGCCGTGGCCGAGCAATGGCAGGTGCTGGGTCGCCTGACCCGTCTGCCGGCCAGGGAAATCAGCCAGGCCATGCGCCCGCTGCCACAGAAACGCCTTTCCGCCACCGATTTCACCCGCCAGGTCGCGCACCTGCAGAACCTCAGGAATGCCCTATGA
- a CDS encoding AAA family ATPase, with the protein MTSEQTPDAEITPVNEAPATPASNPQAQQRQRASQLAQALRAELRKAVIGQNTVIDDVLTALIAGGHVLVEGVPGLGKTLLVRALARCFGGEFARIQFTPDLMPSDVTGHAVYDMQSEQFKLRKGPVFTNLLLADEINRAPAKTQAALLEVMQERQVTLEGRALAVQLPFMVLATMNPIEQEGTYPLPEAELDRFMLKLRMDYPEQDEELNMVRQVTRSAKADMLEVSPLRTLLQAKDVLALQKIASDLPLDDQVLDYAVRLARATRSWPGLAMGAGPRASIALVRGARARALLRGGDFVLPDDIKSCALAVLRHRVRLAPELDIEGLSVDQVLQQLLDQVPAPRL; encoded by the coding sequence ATGACGAGCGAACAGACACCCGACGCCGAAATCACGCCAGTCAACGAGGCCCCCGCCACGCCCGCCAGTAATCCGCAGGCCCAACAGCGCCAGCGGGCCAGCCAGTTGGCGCAGGCACTGCGCGCAGAGCTGCGCAAGGCGGTGATCGGCCAGAATACGGTGATCGACGATGTGCTCACCGCCCTGATCGCCGGCGGTCACGTGCTCGTCGAAGGCGTTCCCGGTCTCGGCAAGACCCTGCTGGTGCGTGCCCTGGCGCGTTGCTTCGGCGGCGAGTTCGCACGCATCCAGTTCACCCCGGATCTGATGCCCAGCGATGTCACCGGCCATGCCGTGTACGACATGCAGAGCGAGCAGTTCAAACTGCGCAAAGGGCCGGTGTTCACCAACCTGCTGCTGGCCGACGAAATCAACCGCGCCCCGGCCAAGACGCAGGCCGCGTTGCTGGAAGTGATGCAGGAACGCCAGGTCACCCTGGAAGGCCGCGCGCTGGCCGTACAGCTGCCATTCATGGTGCTGGCGACCATGAACCCGATCGAGCAGGAAGGCACCTATCCGCTGCCGGAAGCCGAGCTGGATCGCTTCATGCTCAAGCTGCGCATGGACTATCCGGAGCAGGACGAAGAGCTCAACATGGTGCGCCAGGTCACCCGCTCGGCCAAGGCCGACATGCTCGAGGTCAGCCCGCTGCGTACCCTGCTGCAGGCCAAGGATGTGCTGGCCCTGCAGAAGATCGCCAGCGACCTGCCACTGGACGATCAAGTGCTCGACTACGCCGTACGTCTGGCCCGCGCCACCCGCAGTTGGCCCGGCCTGGCCATGGGCGCCGGCCCGCGCGCCTCCATCGCTCTGGTACGTGGCGCACGGGCGCGGGCGCTGCTGCGCGGCGGTGATTTCGTCCTGCCCGATGACATCAAAAGCTGCGCCCTGGCCGTATTGCGTCACCGCGTGCGGCTGGCTCCGGAGCTGGACATCGAAGGTCTGTCGGTGGATCAGGTGCTGCAACAGTTGCTCGACCAGGTACCGGCCCCTCGTCTATGA
- a CDS encoding DUF58 domain-containing protein, whose product MKPSRLLLGLLGGLFAAAVLLGALPLLGISLASNVMPIAWGLLVALALLATLDALWLRRLPSPRVVRTLPGNLPLGRWSEVQLTAHHDYPQALEIEVFDHIPEGMAFEHLPQRMSLRPGQQTRILYRLKPLVRGHFHFNHCELALPSPLRLWQAKRLLELPDESRVYPDFARLYGAQLKAVDDWLSQLGVRQRPRRGLGLEFHQLREFRDGDTLRQIDWKATARKRTPIAREYQDERDQQIVFLLDCGRRMRSQDDELSHFDHALNATLLLTYVALRQGDAVGLATFAGNQSRYLAPVKGPAQLNVLLNAVYDLETSQQPADFSAAADLLLARQRRRALVVLVTNLRDEDDQDLLAAVKRLSRQHRVLIASLREEALDRLRQTPVEQFDQALAYCGTLDYLNARAELHERLAAHDVPVLDARPGELGPELVSSYLAWKKAGAL is encoded by the coding sequence ATGAAGCCCTCGCGCCTGCTCCTCGGGCTGCTCGGCGGCCTGTTCGCTGCCGCCGTGCTGCTCGGCGCCCTGCCCCTGCTCGGCATAAGCCTGGCAAGCAACGTGATGCCGATTGCCTGGGGCCTGCTGGTAGCCCTGGCGTTGCTCGCCACGCTCGACGCTCTGTGGCTGCGCCGCCTGCCCTCGCCACGCGTGGTGCGCACGCTGCCGGGCAACCTGCCGCTCGGGCGCTGGAGCGAGGTGCAACTGACGGCTCATCACGACTACCCCCAGGCCCTGGAGATCGAGGTCTTCGACCACATTCCCGAAGGCATGGCATTCGAGCACCTGCCGCAACGCATGAGCCTGCGCCCGGGCCAGCAGACGCGCATCCTCTATCGCCTCAAGCCACTGGTGCGCGGGCATTTCCACTTCAACCATTGCGAACTGGCACTACCCAGCCCGTTGCGTCTGTGGCAGGCCAAGCGCCTGCTGGAGCTGCCTGACGAGAGCCGCGTCTACCCCGATTTCGCTCGCCTGTACGGTGCCCAGCTCAAGGCTGTGGATGACTGGTTGAGCCAGCTCGGCGTACGCCAACGCCCACGCCGTGGCCTGGGCCTGGAGTTCCACCAGTTGCGCGAGTTTCGTGACGGCGACACCCTGCGCCAGATCGACTGGAAGGCCACCGCGCGCAAGCGCACGCCGATTGCCCGCGAATACCAGGACGAGCGCGACCAGCAGATCGTCTTCCTGCTCGATTGCGGCCGACGCATGCGCAGCCAGGACGATGAACTCTCGCACTTCGATCACGCCCTCAACGCCACGCTGCTGCTCACTTACGTGGCGCTGCGCCAAGGCGATGCCGTGGGCCTTGCGACCTTCGCCGGCAATCAGTCGCGCTACCTGGCCCCGGTCAAAGGGCCGGCTCAGCTCAACGTGCTGCTCAATGCCGTCTACGACCTGGAAACCAGCCAGCAACCGGCTGACTTCAGTGCGGCCGCCGACCTTCTGCTGGCCCGCCAGCGGCGCCGTGCCCTGGTCGTGCTGGTGACCAACCTGCGCGACGAAGATGATCAGGATCTTCTCGCCGCCGTGAAGCGCCTGTCGCGCCAGCATCGGGTGTTAATTGCCAGCCTGCGCGAAGAGGCACTCGATCGCCTGCGCCAGACACCCGTGGAGCAGTTCGATCAGGCCCTGGCCTACTGCGGCACGCTGGATTACCTCAACGCCCGCGCCGAGCTGCACGAGCGCCTCGCCGCCCACGACGTGCCAGTGCTCGACGCCCGGCCAGGTGAACTGGGCCCGGAGCTGGTCAGCAGTTACCTGGCCTGGAAGAAGGCCGGAGCACTTTAA
- a CDS encoding superoxide dismutase yields the protein MAFELPPLPYEKNALEPHISAETLEFHHDKHHNTYVVNLNNLVPGTEFEGKSLEEIVKTSSGGIFNNAAQVWNHTFYWNCLSPNGGGQPTGALADAINAAFGSFDKFKEEFSKVSIGTFGSGWGWLVKKADGSLALASTIGAGCPLTSGDTPLLTCDVWEHAYYIDYRNLRPKYVEAFWNLVNWDFVAQNYAA from the coding sequence ATGGCTTTTGAATTGCCGCCGCTGCCTTACGAAAAGAACGCTCTCGAGCCGCACATTTCCGCCGAGACCCTGGAATTCCACCACGACAAGCACCACAACACCTACGTGGTGAACCTGAACAACCTGGTGCCGGGCACCGAGTTCGAAGGCAAGAGCCTGGAAGAGATCGTCAAGACGTCCTCGGGCGGCATCTTCAACAACGCCGCTCAGGTGTGGAACCACACCTTCTACTGGAACTGCCTGTCGCCCAATGGCGGTGGCCAACCGACCGGCGCCCTGGCTGACGCCATCAACGCTGCCTTCGGTTCCTTCGACAAGTTCAAGGAAGAGTTCAGCAAGGTTTCCATCGGTACCTTCGGTTCCGGCTGGGGCTGGCTGGTGAAGAAAGCTGACGGCTCCCTGGCCCTGGCCAGCACCATCGGCGCCGGCTGCCCGCTGACCAGCGGCGACACCCCGCTGCTGACCTGCGACGTCTGGGAACACGCTTACTACATCGACTACCGCAACCTGCGTCCGAAGTACGTCGAAGCGTTCTGGAACCTGGTCAACTGGGACTTCGTTGCCCAGAACTACGCGGCCTGA
- a CDS encoding ammonium transporter — MKTLWLWFVAVCFTPYAHAADDEAINIAWIVLASVLVFFMQAGFALLESGMSRAKNAVNVMMKNYMDSCVGGIVFWLVGFGLMFGSNLTGWFGMSHFGLHEGEPWDYTFLLFQMMFAVTAATIASGAMAERTRYSAYLIGAVLISGVIYPIFGSWVWSGVYGGQGWLAKMGFVDFAGSTVVHSVGAWCALAGILVLGPRLGRFGSDGEARMIPGHNLGMVALGGFILWFGWFGFNAGSNLEVSTSLGLIALNTHLAAVSGAIGALLAQRSTASPILLTTTVNGSLGGLVGITAGCATMAPGFAALSGLLAGFVVVFGMRLLDRLRIDDVVGAVSVHGFAGIWGTLAAGLFYQGDLFNWSRVAIQALGAASAFLWAFPMALLMYLLLAKTIGLRVTPQQEQRGLDFAEHAEVGYPEFNLAQTFDSEQWSRRG, encoded by the coding sequence ATGAAAACACTGTGGCTGTGGTTCGTCGCTGTCTGCTTTACCCCGTACGCACATGCCGCCGATGACGAGGCGATCAATATCGCCTGGATCGTGCTGGCCAGTGTCCTGGTGTTCTTCATGCAGGCCGGTTTTGCCCTGTTGGAAAGCGGCATGTCGCGTGCGAAGAACGCGGTCAACGTGATGATGAAGAACTACATGGACAGCTGCGTGGGCGGCATCGTCTTCTGGCTGGTGGGCTTCGGCCTGATGTTCGGCAGCAACCTCACGGGCTGGTTCGGCATGAGCCATTTCGGTCTGCACGAAGGCGAGCCCTGGGATTACACCTTTCTATTGTTTCAGATGATGTTCGCCGTCACGGCGGCGACCATCGCCAGTGGTGCGATGGCCGAACGCACACGCTACTCGGCGTATCTGATCGGTGCGGTGCTGATCAGTGGTGTGATCTACCCGATATTTGGCAGCTGGGTATGGAGCGGTGTGTACGGTGGTCAGGGCTGGTTGGCCAAGATGGGATTCGTCGACTTCGCCGGTTCTACCGTGGTGCATAGCGTCGGCGCCTGGTGCGCCTTGGCCGGCATCCTGGTGCTGGGGCCGCGACTGGGCCGCTTCGGCAGTGACGGTGAGGCGCGGATGATTCCCGGCCACAATCTCGGCATGGTGGCGTTGGGTGGTTTCATCCTCTGGTTCGGTTGGTTCGGCTTCAACGCCGGGAGTAACCTGGAGGTCAGCACCAGCCTGGGCTTGATCGCGCTGAATACCCACCTCGCCGCTGTTTCTGGCGCCATTGGTGCCCTGTTGGCACAACGCAGCACCGCCAGTCCGATCCTGCTGACCACCACCGTCAACGGTTCGCTTGGGGGGCTGGTGGGGATTACCGCCGGTTGCGCAACGATGGCGCCGGGCTTCGCTGCGCTCAGCGGGCTGCTGGCTGGTTTCGTGGTGGTGTTCGGCATGCGCCTGCTCGACCGGCTGCGTATCGACGATGTCGTCGGTGCGGTGTCCGTGCATGGTTTCGCCGGCATCTGGGGCACGCTGGCCGCGGGGTTGTTCTATCAGGGCGACCTGTTCAACTGGTCGCGCGTGGCGATCCAGGCGTTGGGCGCCGCTTCTGCTTTCCTCTGGGCATTTCCCATGGCGCTGCTGATGTACCTGCTGCTGGCCAAGACCATCGGTCTGCGCGTGACGCCGCAGCAGGAACAGCGCGGGCTGGATTTTGCCGAGCACGCCGAGGTGGGGTATCCAGAGTTCAACCTGGCGCAGACCTTCGATAGCGAGCAATGGTCGAGGAGGGGCTGA
- a CDS encoding putative bifunctional diguanylate cyclase/phosphodiesterase: MKLELKNSLSLKLLRVVLLSALVVGVVLSCAQIVFDAYKTRQAVANDAQRILGMFRDPSTQAVYSLDREMGMQVIEGLFQHESVRYAAIGHPNEPMLAEKSRDLAQIPTRWLTDPILGQEQLFSTKLVGRGPYSEYYGDLNITLDTAPYGESFVTNSVIIFISGVLRAMAMGLVLYLVYHWLLTKPLSKIIEHLTHINPDRPSEHKLPMLKGNEKNELGLWINTANQLLSSIERNTHLRREAENSLLRMAQYDFLTGLPNRQQLQQQLDQILEDAGRLQRRVAVLCVGLDDFKGINEQFSYQSGDQLLLALSDRLRSHSGRLGALARLGGDQFALVQADIEQPYEAAELAQSVLDDLELPFLLDHQEVRLRATIGITLFPEDGDSTEKLLQKAEQTMTLAKSRSRNRYQFYIASVDSEMRRRRELEKDLRDALAQNQLHLVYQPQVDYRDHRVVGVEALLRWQHPQHGFVPPDLFIPLAEQNGTIIPIGEWILDQTCRQLREWHDQGFTDLRMAINLSTVQLHHSELPRVVNNLMQVYRLPPKSLELEVTETGLMEDISTAAQHLLSLRRSGALIAIDDFGTGYSSLSYLKSLPLDKIKIDKSFVQDLLEDEDDATIVRAIIQLGKSLGMQVIAEGVETAEQEAYIIAQGCHEGQGYLYSKPLPARELTLFLKQARRLSSAATL, encoded by the coding sequence TTGAAGCTGGAATTGAAGAACAGCTTGTCACTCAAGTTGCTCCGCGTAGTGCTGCTGTCGGCACTGGTAGTGGGAGTGGTACTGAGCTGCGCGCAGATCGTGTTCGATGCCTACAAGACGCGCCAGGCGGTTGCCAATGATGCGCAACGCATTCTGGGGATGTTCCGCGACCCATCGACCCAGGCCGTGTACAGCCTGGATCGGGAAATGGGCATGCAGGTGATCGAAGGCCTGTTCCAGCACGAGTCGGTGCGCTACGCCGCCATCGGCCACCCCAACGAGCCCATGCTGGCGGAAAAATCCCGCGACCTGGCACAGATCCCGACCCGCTGGCTGACCGATCCGATTCTTGGTCAGGAACAATTATTTTCCACCAAGTTGGTCGGCCGAGGCCCCTACAGTGAGTATTACGGCGACCTCAACATCACCCTCGACACAGCACCGTACGGCGAGAGCTTCGTCACCAACTCGGTGATCATCTTCATCTCCGGCGTATTACGCGCCATGGCCATGGGCCTGGTGCTGTACCTGGTCTATCACTGGCTGCTGACCAAACCGCTGTCGAAGATCATCGAGCACCTGACCCACATCAATCCGGATCGCCCCAGCGAACACAAATTGCCCATGCTCAAGGGCAACGAGAAGAACGAACTGGGCTTGTGGATCAACACCGCCAATCAGCTTCTATCCTCCATCGAGCGCAACACCCACCTACGCCGGGAGGCCGAGAACAGCCTGCTGCGCATGGCCCAGTACGACTTCCTCACCGGCCTGCCCAACCGCCAGCAACTGCAACAGCAGCTCGACCAGATTCTCGAAGACGCCGGCCGCCTGCAACGCCGCGTCGCCGTACTGTGTGTCGGTCTCGACGACTTCAAGGGCATCAACGAACAGTTCAGCTACCAGAGCGGCGACCAGCTACTGCTCGCCCTATCCGACCGCCTGCGCAGCCACAGTGGCCGTCTCGGCGCCCTGGCGCGCCTGGGTGGCGACCAGTTCGCCCTGGTTCAGGCCGATATCGAACAGCCCTACGAAGCCGCCGAACTGGCGCAAAGCGTGCTCGACGACCTGGAACTGCCCTTCCTGCTCGACCACCAGGAAGTGCGTCTGCGCGCCACCATCGGCATCACGCTGTTCCCGGAGGATGGCGACAGCACCGAGAAGCTGTTGCAGAAAGCCGAACAGACCATGACCCTGGCCAAGAGCCGCTCGCGCAATCGCTACCAGTTCTACATCGCCAGCGTCGACAGCGAGATGCGTCGCCGTCGCGAACTGGAGAAGGATCTACGCGACGCCCTGGCGCAGAACCAGCTGCATCTGGTCTATCAGCCGCAGGTGGATTATCGCGACCACCGCGTGGTCGGCGTCGAAGCGCTACTGCGCTGGCAACACCCGCAGCATGGTTTCGTGCCGCCGGATCTGTTCATTCCGCTGGCCGAACAGAACGGCACCATCATTCCCATCGGCGAATGGATTCTCGACCAGACCTGTCGCCAATTGCGCGAATGGCACGACCAGGGGTTCACCGACCTGCGCATGGCCATCAACCTGTCCACCGTGCAGCTGCACCACTCGGAGCTGCCGCGCGTGGTCAACAACCTGATGCAGGTCTACCGCCTGCCACCGAAGAGCCTCGAGCTGGAAGTCACCGAAACCGGCCTGATGGAAGACATCAGCACCGCCGCCCAGCACCTGCTCAGCCTACGCCGCTCCGGTGCGCTGATCGCCATCGACGACTTCGGTACCGGCTACTCCTCGCTGAGTTATCTGAAGAGCCTGCCGCTGGACAAGATCAAGATCGACAAGAGCTTCGTGCAGGATCTGCTCGAAGACGAGGACGACGCCACCATCGTTCGCGCCATCATCCAGTTGGGCAAGAGCCTGGGCATGCAGGTGATCGCCGAAGGCGTGGAAACCGCCGAGCAGGAGGCCTACATCATCGCCCAGGGCTGTCATGAGGGTCAGGGCTACCTGTACAGCAAACCGCTACCAGCGCGCGAATTAACCCTGTTCCTCAAGCAGGCGAGACGCCTGAGTTCTGCCGCTACGCTCTAG
- a CDS encoding GIDE domain-containing protein — protein sequence MMHGDPLGFLVALFFTLGACLGGGWWCLRRWSQARHLLDTPTSKIRSAAQGYVELYGVLEELPDVQTRGPLTGKPCLWWRFRIEEYVSSDKKRSWRVVESGASDTWLRLVDGTGECLIDPRGAEIRTAVREVWEGNLRHPLGPAKTGLFGFLTSGKRYRYSEERFHAGQPLYAIGDFRTHGAAQQGFDMPSAQGEVIREWKGDYVGLLRRFDSDGNGELDELEWNRVRLAAQLEAEDRHRRKAAQPARHQMSKPGERQPFILSNSGEDELARSFYWQAAAGAALCLAGALSTAWLFGVQHW from the coding sequence ATGATGCACGGCGATCCTCTCGGCTTTCTGGTTGCACTGTTCTTCACCCTCGGTGCCTGCCTGGGCGGTGGTTGGTGGTGCTTGCGACGTTGGTCGCAGGCACGCCACCTGCTCGACACGCCAACTTCGAAGATTCGTTCGGCGGCGCAGGGCTATGTCGAGCTTTATGGCGTGCTCGAAGAACTGCCGGATGTGCAGACTCGCGGGCCGCTGACCGGCAAACCCTGCCTGTGGTGGCGCTTCCGTATCGAAGAGTACGTCTCCAGCGACAAGAAACGCAGTTGGCGGGTTGTCGAGAGTGGCGCCAGCGATACCTGGTTGCGCCTGGTCGATGGCACCGGTGAGTGCCTGATCGACCCGCGCGGGGCGGAGATTCGCACGGCGGTTCGCGAGGTCTGGGAGGGTAATCTGCGTCACCCGCTGGGCCCAGCCAAGACCGGGCTGTTCGGTTTTCTCACCAGCGGCAAACGCTACCGCTACAGCGAAGAGCGTTTTCATGCCGGCCAACCGCTGTATGCCATCGGCGATTTCCGTACTCACGGCGCTGCGCAACAGGGTTTCGACATGCCCTCGGCTCAGGGCGAGGTGATCCGCGAGTGGAAGGGCGATTACGTCGGCTTGTTGCGGCGTTTCGACAGCGATGGTAATGGCGAGCTCGATGAACTGGAGTGGAATCGTGTGCGCCTGGCGGCGCAACTCGAAGCCGAGGATCGGCATCGGCGCAAGGCAGCGCAGCCTGCGCGGCACCAGATGAGCAAGCCCGGAGAGCGTCAGCCGTTCATCCTTTCCAACAGCGGAGAGGACGAGCTGGCACGTAGTTTCTATTGGCAGGCTGCCGCAGGTGCGGCGCTGTGTCTGGCGGGTGCGCTGTCCACGGCCTGGCTGTTCGGCGTGCAGCATTGGTAG
- a CDS encoding LemA family protein → MSLTAVILIVVLILLGAYAVSLYNGLVRLKHGVSKAWSNIDVLLKQRHDELPKLVETCKQYMQYEGSTLERVIAARSAVASAREQHDVSALGKAESGLRAGLGQLFALAENYPELKANDSFQHLQQRISGLENGIADRRELYNEAVNLNNVRIEQFPDVIVARMFNFPAAELLVFSDAEKADVDIKSLFN, encoded by the coding sequence ATGAGCCTGACCGCCGTGATCCTGATCGTCGTCCTCATTTTGCTGGGCGCCTACGCGGTGTCGTTGTACAACGGCCTGGTGCGTCTCAAGCATGGAGTGAGCAAGGCCTGGTCGAATATCGACGTGTTGCTCAAGCAGCGTCATGACGAGCTGCCCAAGCTGGTGGAAACCTGCAAGCAGTACATGCAGTACGAAGGCTCCACGCTGGAACGTGTGATTGCGGCGCGCAGCGCGGTTGCCAGTGCTCGCGAACAACATGACGTAAGCGCCCTGGGCAAGGCCGAAAGTGGTCTGCGCGCCGGCCTGGGGCAATTGTTCGCCTTGGCCGAGAACTACCCGGAGCTCAAGGCCAACGACAGCTTCCAGCATCTGCAGCAACGCATCAGCGGTCTGGAAAACGGCATCGCCGACCGGCGCGAGCTGTACAACGAAGCGGTCAATCTCAACAACGTGCGCATCGAGCAGTTTCCGGATGTGATCGTCGCGCGCATGTTCAACTTCCCGGCGGCCGAGTTGCTGGTGTTCAGCGACGCGGAGAAAGCCGACGTCGATATCAAGTCCCTGTTCAACTGA